In Corylus avellana chromosome ca2, CavTom2PMs-1.0, the following proteins share a genomic window:
- the LOC132169783 gene encoding glutamate receptor 2.1-like — protein sequence MASLLLDRNLDDRRSTTGYVFTLAGGPICWRSMIQSTVAMSTTEAEYIVVAKAAKKALWLTRLVRELADMLTKPVTADKFKHCLDLTNVSSQSSIRRPIYPMQYRQMQVISRVSRAQLLFPALIFVLLTVIFFYGAEANNNEVTGIGVIIDVKTRMGKEVKTAMEIEAQNHNKKSKTRKVLLHFLDDLRGATVASIAEEFIREKKVKVIIGMHTWQEAAVVADVGGQAHVPVISFAAPAINPPKTSLRWPYLIQMAKNGSEQIKCIADIVQAYNWQRVIAIYEDEPYGGASGKLAVLSETLRNVGSEIEYRLVLQPHSLVSDPEHVVHEELDKLLNKTKCRVFIVLQSSLEMATLLFREAKQMGLVGNDSAWIIADNIADLLHSVNDSVISSMEGALGIKTNYYSENHHFHAQFQKVFGSEYPKEDNSDPGIYALRAYDSIGIVIQAIKKMASNITSTPEMLLENMLSSNFSGLTGKIQFEAGQLTDTNNTLTIINVAENNGKGYEEIGLWTPELGFKKSEEKNGSENVFNTLKTLDGRQVIWPGHLNRIPKGWEMPTNAKPLKIGVPGRTTFEKFVKVEYGETPNQNKYDGFCVQIFSNLTKLLGYDLPFEFVAYNGTYDDLVYHIYNKTYDAVIGDVTILADRLRYADFTLPYAESGLAMIVPAKPKGSPLTFTKPFTWSMWAVTGALLLYTMIIVWLLERQSNPEFVGTWKNQISTALWFTFSSLFFAHKEKVHNNLTRMVVAVWLFMVLILNSSYTASLSSLLTVQQLQPNVTDIEWLKKNNLKVGCDGDSFVHKYLQNVLNFKPENIVNVSSEDCYPMEFKSNNISAAFLELPYEKVFLDKYCKRFTGTIRAARFGGLGFAFQKGSPFARDFSVAILNLSEKGDLKSLQEIWLTPSHECSPNITFSEPQQLTFRSFEVLYLLSVATSAICLVLSVICHRRQHQVASEGRNVTPGDESVWRMKTAKLVKYFYVKNQRSTRTRANTSGTNETS from the exons ATGGCATCACTTTTGTTAGACAGAAATTTGGATGACAGGAGGTCGACCACgggttatgtgttcactcttgcaggaggacccatatgttggaGATCTATGATCCAATCTACGGTTGCGATGTCCACGACTGAGGCGGAGTACATAGTGGTGGCTAAGGCTGCAAAGAAAGCTTTGTGGCTTACAAGGTTAGTCAGGGAGCTGG cggacatgttgacgaagccTGTTACCGCAGACAAGTTCAAGCActgcttggacttgacaaatgtctccag CCAAAGCAGTATTCGACGTCCCATCTACCCTATGCAGTACCGTCAGATGCAAGTAATTAGCCGGGTTTCGAGAGCTCAGTTGCTCTTCCCTGCACTGATATTTGTTCTTCTTACTGTGATCTTCTTCTATGGAGCTGAAGCAAACAATAACGAAGTTACGGGTATAGGTGTTATCATTGATGTTAAAACCCGTATGGGAAAAGAAGTGAAAACAGCCATGGAAATTGAAGCTCAAAACCACAACAAAAAGTCGAAGACTCGCAAAGTGCTTCTCCATTTCCTGGACGACCTTAGAGGAGCTACAGTAGCTTCAATCG CTGAAGAATTCATTAGAGAGAAAAAGGTGAAAGTGATTATTGGCATGCACACATGGCAGGAAGCCGCTGTAGTAGCTGATGTTGGAGGCCAAGCTCATGTTCCAGTCATTTCGTTTGCAGCACCAGCCATCAACCCACCCAAAACGTCACTTCGTTGGCCTTATTTGATACAAATGGCTAAAAATGGTTCTGAGCAAATAAAGTGTATTGCAGATATTGTTCAGGCCTACAATTGGCAAAGGGTCATAGCCATTTATGAAGATGAACCATATGGTGGCGCTTCCGGCAAGTTAGCAGTTTTATCTGAGACTCTCAGAAATGTTGGTTCGGAAATTGAGTACCGTTTGGTTCTCCAACCACATTCCTTGGTGTCAGACCCGGAACATGTTGTCCATGAAGAGCTGGATAAGCTCCTGAACAAAACAAAGTGTCGGGTTTTCATAGTTCTTCAGTCATCATTAGAGATGGCGACTCTTTTGTTCAGAGAAGCCAAGCAGATGGGACTCGTAGGAAATGACTCAGCTTGGATTATTGCAGACAACATTGCAGATTTGCTGCACTCTGTTAATGACTCTGTTATATCCTCCATGGAAGGTGCATTAGGAATCAAGACTAACTACTATTCTGAGAATCACCATTTTCATGCACAGTTTCAGAAAGTTTTCGGAAGTGAATATCCGAAGGAAGATAACTCCGACCCTGGAATTTATGCCCTGCGAGCATACGACAGCATTGGAATTGTTATACAAGCGATAAAGAAAATGGCAAGTAACATTACTAGTACTCCAGAGATGTTGTTAGAGAATATGTTGTCAAGCAATTTCTCTGGGTTAACTGGAAAAATACAGTTTGAAGCAGGCCAGCTCACAGACACTAATAATACATTGACGATTATTAACGTTGCTGAGAACAATGGGAAGGGATACGAGGAAATAGGCCTTTGGACACCAGAGCTTGGTTTCAAAAAAAGTGAAGAGAAAAATGgaagtgaaaatgtttttaacacCCTCAAAACTTTGGACGGCCGTCAAGTAATTTGGCCTGGGCACTTAAACCGGATTCCGAAAGGTTGGGAAATGCCGACAAATGCAAAGCCACTGAAGATTGGAGTCCCGGGGAGAACAACGTTCGAGAAGTTTGTGAAGGTCGAGTATGGAGAGACACCGAATCAGAACAAATATGATGGTTTCTGCGTTCAAATTTTCTCGAACCTGACAAAGCTCTTAGGGTATGATTTGCCTTTTGAATTTGTGGCGTACAATGGCACCTACGACGACCTGGTTTATCACATCTATAACAAG acTTACGATGCTGTGATCGGCGACGTGACTATACTTGCCGATCGATTGCGATATGCGGATTTTACACTTCCGTATGCTGAGTCTGGTTTGGCGATGATAGTTCCAGCAAAACCAAAAGGGTCACCATTGACGTTTACCAAGCCTTTCACCTGGAGCATGTGGGCGGTGACTGGTGCCCTCTTGCTGTACACAATGATCATTGTTTGGCTCCTTGAGCGCCAATCCAATCCAGAATTTGTTGGAACATGGAAGAATCAGATTAGCACTGCACTTTGGTTTACCTTCTCTTCTCTATTCTTTGCTCATA AGGAGAAAGTCCACAACAACTTAACACGTATGGTTGTTGCAGTGTGGCTCTTTATGGTGTTGATCCTAAACTCGAGCTACACTGCTAGTCTGTCTTCATTGCTCACAGTGCAACAACTGCAACCAAATGTTACAGATATTGAGTGGTTGAAGAAAAACAACTTGAAAGTTGGCTGCGATGGCGATTCGTTTGTACATAAATACTTGCAGAATGTGCTTAACTTCAAGCCGGAGAATATCGTGAATGTCAGCAGTGAAGACTGCTACCCAATGGAATTCAAAAGCAACAATATATCTGCTGCCTTTCTTGAACTCCCGTATGAGAAAGTTTTCCTCGATAAGTATTGCAAGCGATTCACGGGCACCATACGTGCCGCCAGATTTGGAGGATTGGGCTTT GCCTTCCAGAAAGGCTCGCCATTTGCCAGGGACTTTTCTGTAGCCATTCTAAATCTATCGGAGAAGGGGGATTTGAAGTCACTGCAAGAGATATGGTTGACTCCCTCGCATGAGTGCTCACCCAACATAACTTTTAGCGAACCTCAACAATTGACCTTCCGGAGCTTTGAGGTTCTCTATCTACTCTCTGTTGCCACCTCTGCCATTTGTCTTGTACTGTCGGTAATATGTCATCGGCGGCAACATCAAGTTGCCTCTGAAGGCCGAAACGTTACTCCGGGCGATGAGAGTGTTTGGAGGATG AAAACAGCTAAACTTGTAAAATACTTCTATGTCAAGAACCAAAGAAGCACTCGAACTCGGGCAAATACATCGGGTACGAATGAGACAAGTTAG